The following are encoded together in the Cicer arietinum cultivar CDC Frontier isolate Library 1 chromosome 2, Cicar.CDCFrontier_v2.0, whole genome shotgun sequence genome:
- the LOC140919336 gene encoding uncharacterized protein produces MLENSMSDLCKCWEAMNNMIRLQHKRIRASFQKSFYDEEHEHRNPFYQRLNTFVSTEAQRRIAEEYDKVEWVGTDKSICGCSLRRTYGLPCACELGQYKLMGEPIPLDSVHIQWRKLSMECELTQDTEDGSELDMSTEMNALWKRFRSLDVIGKRVLKSKVRELAFPSTSSICPPPEKVKTKGRVKKSKGMKPDGYDVYRDPSYFEHVNATYGEDIGSQPSQSKKRQASQSKKHPSQSSHSSKNLLLTQFPDIIQPYIDDIFDVAADGNCGFRAIALLLGFGEECWSLVRKRLDQEIVSHVTPYDRLFTGRIKEVRDSLMISGLGVQPMDKWLSMPDMGYVIATTYNIILVTFGLTFSMTFFPMRGSHSGSTKNDRICCIGFVNGNHWVPLKMKDGFPMPDIAPGWKQYRTNEATSWAIAYTGRLQHWGYLLGRLSRVTQNPPTEPVEAMSLDEP; encoded by the exons atgttagaaaatagcatgagtgatttgtgtaaatgttgggaggctatgaacaacatgataaggttacaacataaaagaatcagagcctcgtttcaaaaaagtttttatgatgaagagcatgAGCACAGAAATCCATTTTATCAGAGATTGAATACATTTGTATCAACAGAAGCTCAAAGACGTATTGCTGAAGAATACGACAAAGTTGAGTGGGTGGGTACTGACAAATCTATATGTGGGTGTTCTCTGAGAAGGACATACGGATTACCTTGTGCTTGTGAATTgggacaatataaattaatgggtgaaccaattcctctagattctgtgcatattcaatggagaaaattaagcatggaaTGTGAACTCACTCAAGACACAGAAGATGGATCAGAGTTGGATATGTCTACTGAGATGAATGCCTTATGGAAACGCTTTCGATCACTTGATGTTATTGGGAAACGAGTGTTGAAGAGTAAAGTGCGTGAACTTGCTTTTCCAAGTACAAGTTCAATATGTCCACCACCTGAAAAAGTCAAAACCAAAGGAAGAGTGAAGAAGAGTAAGGGTATGAAGCCAGatggatatgatgtatatcgagacccttcttactttgagcatgttaatgcaacatatggTGAAGATATTGGTTCCCAACCCTCTCaatcaaagaagagacaagcctctcaatcaaagaaacacCCCTCTCAGTCatctcattcttcaaaaaatttgttattgacACAATTTCCTGATATTATTCAGCcatacattgatgacatatttgacgtggcagctgatggaaattgtggttTTCGCGCTATTGCATTATTGCTTGGTTTCGGTGAAGAGTGTTGGTCTTTGGTCCGCAAGAGATTGGATCAAGAGATTGTTTCTCATGTAACTCCATATGATAGATTGTTCACAGGACGCATTAAAGAAGTAAGAGATTCGTTGATGATATCCGGCTTAGGTGTTCAACCCATGGATAAATGGTTGTCCATgcctgatatgggttacgtgatagcgacaacatataatattattcttgtcaCGTTCGGTCTGACATTTTCAATGACTTTCTTTCCTATGAGGGGTTCACATTCCggatcgacaaaaaatgatcgcatttgttgtattggttttgttaatgGAAATCACTGGGTTCcg ttAAAGATGAAAGATGGATTTCCAATGCCAGACATTGCACCAGGTTGGAAGCAATATCGTACCAATGAAGCAACTTCTTGGGCAATAGCATACACAGGCCGTCTACAACACTGGGGGTATTTATTAGGCCGGTTGTCACGTGTTACCCAAAATCCACCTACGGAACCCGTAGAGGCAATGTCTTTAGATGAaccttaa
- the LOC101513328 gene encoding uncharacterized protein codes for MAAATTPQLFNLTRSPRSNLRHFSVNNVFLLHHQPFPSKLYFNHRSNLSFINCNSKLNNSSGGEHYDMDEGVFGGYDGIEEDSDEDDAESSVDLLIRFLQSMFKKMSKRAKKASRSVLPSVISPQLVSFAVDGTLLLASLSVVKALLEVICNLGGTVFAAILILRVVLAAISYFQSSGNSFNQGQGGNSFGAIA; via the exons ATGGCAGCTGCAACAACACCACAATTGTTCAATCTCACGCGCTCTCCACGCTCCAACCTTCGTCACTTCTCAGTAAAcaatgtttttcttcttcatcacCAACCCTTTCCTTCCAAACTCTACTTCAACCATCGTTCAAATCTCTCATTCATCAATTGCAATAGCAag CTGAATAATTCAAGTGGGGGAGAACATTATGATATGGATGAAGGTGTTTTTGGGGGGTATGATGGAATTGAAGAGGATAGTGATGAGGATGATGCAGAGAGTAGTGTTGATTTGTTGATAAGATTCTTGCAAAGTATGTTTAAGAAGATGTCTAAAAGGGCTAAAAAGGCATCTCGTTCTGTTCTGCCTTCAGTTATATCTCCTCAGCTT GTTTCTTTTGCTGTTGATGGAACTTTGCTGCTTGCTTCACTTTCTGTTGTCAAAGCACTTCTTGAG GTCATATGCAACCTTGGAGGCACTGTATTCGCCGCAATTCTGATCCTGCGTGTGGTATTGGCAGCAATTTCTTACTTCCAGTCTAGTGGGAATAGTTTCAATCAAGGACAAGGAGGCAATTCCTTTGGTGCTATAGCTTAG
- the LOC101513654 gene encoding transcription factor BHLH094-like, with protein MDPAPIINSPSNTASYHLPEIWKFPPARTPHFEHAFGDFATAPTQEDLGRDPVASEQIPVNHGWKRRDTEEDSVKGVSTSNANGGNSVNDDGKRSKTSGNSKGEVIVGEENSSGKHAEKTTEAHPKQDYIHVRARRGQATDSHSLAERARREKISERMKVLQDLVPGCNKVIGKALVLDEIINYIQSLQNQVEFLSMKLEAVNSRLTPGIDVFPPKDFDQQTYDTTTIPFGSQATRDYSRGSSPEWLHMQVGSGFGRAT; from the exons ATGGATCCAGCGCCAATAATCAACTCTCCTTCCAACACGGCATCCTATCACCTACCGGAGATCTGGAAGTTCCCGCCGGCTAGAACGCCGCACTTTGAGCATGCCTTCGGAGATTTTGCAACTGCTCCCACGCAGGAAGATCTCGGTAGAGACCCGGTCGCTTCGGAGCAGATACCGGTGAACCATGGCTGGAAAAGACGCGACACGGAGGAGGATTCGGTTAAAGGCGTTTCCACCAGTAATGCCAATGGCGGCAACAGCGTG AATGATGATGGAAAACGGAGTAAAACATCAGGGAACAGTAAAGGTGAAGTAATAGTAGGAGAAGAAAACAGTTCAGGAAAGCATGCGGAAAAAACTACTGAGGCACATCCTAAGCAAGATTACATTCATGTTCGAGCTAGAAGGGGTCAAGCTACTGATAGCCACAGTCTTGCAGAAAGA GCTAGAAGGGAAAAGATTAGTGAAAGGATGAAAGTTCTTCAGGATTTAGTCCCTGGTTGCAACAAG GTTATTGGGAAAGCATTGGTCCTTGATGAGATAATCAATTATATCCAATCACTTCAGAACCAAGTAGAG TTTTTGTCGATGAAGCTTGAAGCAGTAAATTCAAGATTGACCCCTGGTATTGATGTGTTTCCTCCTAAAGAT TTTGATCAGCAAACTTATGATACAACCACCATACCATTTGGTTCACAAGCTACAAGAGATTACAGCCGGGGTTCATCACCGGAATGGTTGCATATGCAGGTAGGAAGTGGTTTTGGAAGAGCAACGTAG